In Desulfomonile tiedjei DSM 6799, a genomic segment contains:
- a CDS encoding branched-chain amino acid ABC transporter permease — MPEFITNNLSIINFVLINIALGLSIYLTLATGLLSLSNAGFMAIGAYTVAILLTKAQLPLSLGLIVAILLAAAVALPFGMLVLRLRDIYLAIATLGFGEIIRIIALNGDKLVRLFSKDKDITVFQGAEGITLTYTTPPTILGLPETTWSVLLYVIIVAYLLATLQYSRYGRIMAAIRQDETAASTLGINVVRYKLLVFVLGAIIAAGAGALSVPIVRVIDPHNYVFGRAVDILAYAVLGGMTHWAGPIIGATVLTSLPEVLRFLKDQRDIVNGLIIMLSIIYLPSGLADPRIWDFFKKKLSFSKSSRRGT; from the coding sequence ATGCCGGAATTTATCACGAACAATCTTTCGATTATCAATTTTGTGTTGATAAACATCGCACTCGGTCTCAGCATTTACTTGACGCTTGCAACCGGGCTTCTGTCTCTTTCGAATGCAGGGTTTATGGCGATAGGCGCTTACACAGTAGCCATTCTGCTCACAAAAGCTCAGTTGCCACTGAGTCTTGGCCTTATTGTGGCCATTCTGCTTGCCGCTGCGGTTGCTCTGCCATTCGGAATGCTGGTACTACGACTGCGTGACATCTATTTGGCCATCGCCACCCTTGGATTCGGAGAAATAATCAGAATAATCGCACTCAACGGTGACAAGCTTGTTCGCTTATTCAGCAAGGATAAGGACATAACTGTTTTTCAGGGGGCAGAAGGAATCACTCTGACGTACACTACTCCACCGACGATTCTCGGGCTGCCCGAAACCACATGGTCCGTTCTGCTTTATGTGATAATAGTAGCTTACCTGCTTGCTACACTGCAGTATTCCCGGTACGGCAGGATCATGGCTGCCATCAGGCAGGATGAAACCGCTGCCTCCACTCTGGGAATCAATGTGGTGCGTTACAAGCTGTTGGTTTTTGTGTTGGGAGCGATAATTGCCGCCGGTGCAGGTGCACTCAGTGTTCCCATCGTACGAGTCATAGATCCCCATAACTATGTTTTCGGCCGAGCAGTCGACATCTTGGCTTACGCGGTGCTGGGGGGCATGACCCACTGGGCGGGTCCGATCATAGGGGCCACCGTGCTTACGTCATTGCCCGAAGTGCTACGCTTTCTCAAGGACCAAAGGGACATCGTTAACGGCCTGATCATCATGTTGTCCATCATCTATCTGCCGTCGGGGTTGGCGGATCCTCGGATTTGGGATTTCTTCAAGAAGAAACTGTCATTTTCGAAGAGTTCAAGACGAGGTACATAA
- a CDS encoding ABC transporter ATP-binding protein, whose translation MAQQPAGPLLEIKAVTRMFGGLMALDEVSFQVPQGAICGLIGPNGAGKTTLINVISGLVPVTKGDILLDGQLISGLPPHRIAQQGIGRTFQNIRLFSELSVLENVMMGHHLKQRGTLIETLLRLPRSRKDERLSSEESLKLLRRLNMEHLAHVPAKALSYGDQRRVEIARALAVEPRLLLLDEPAAGMNSTETAQLTDFLLELSKTSLTLLVIEHDMDLIMRISDLVVVLNFGVKIADGPPGSVRDDPLVVEAYLGEDED comes from the coding sequence ATGGCGCAACAACCAGCCGGACCGCTGCTGGAAATAAAAGCTGTGACCCGAATGTTCGGCGGTCTTATGGCGCTGGATGAAGTGTCGTTTCAGGTGCCGCAAGGAGCGATCTGCGGCTTGATCGGACCGAATGGAGCGGGCAAGACTACTCTGATCAATGTGATAAGCGGACTGGTGCCCGTCACGAAAGGGGACATCTTACTGGATGGCCAATTGATAAGCGGACTGCCGCCTCATCGGATCGCCCAACAGGGAATCGGACGCACGTTCCAGAATATTCGTCTCTTCTCGGAACTTTCAGTACTTGAGAACGTTATGATGGGGCATCATCTTAAGCAGCGCGGGACCTTGATCGAGACTCTGTTGCGTCTTCCACGTAGTCGTAAAGATGAACGGCTTTCATCAGAGGAGTCTTTGAAATTGCTTCGCCGGTTGAACATGGAACATCTGGCGCATGTTCCTGCGAAGGCACTGTCTTATGGGGATCAAAGACGGGTAGAGATCGCCCGTGCTCTGGCTGTGGAGCCTCGCCTTCTCCTTTTGGACGAACCCGCTGCAGGTATGAACAGCACTGAGACGGCACAGCTTACGGACTTCCTGCTTGAGTTAAGCAAGACTTCGCTGACACTTCTCGTTATCGAACATGATATGGACTTGATCATGCGTATCAGCGATCTTGTGGTAGTCCTTAATTTTGGAGTAAAAATTGCCGACGGACCGCCCGGTTCCGTCCGAGATGACCCTCTGGTGGTTGAGGCATATCTTGGCGAAGATGAAGATTAA
- a CDS encoding branched-chain amino acid ABC transporter permease: MTQLPQQLINGIWQGAALALFAMGYTLVFGVLNIVNLAHGATFMWGAFFAFLCVTKLNWPLWAAIPVAMVGAGVLAVLIDRLAFKPLRSLTAGGLVLWGAFILLIVGMVGEWAHPVKMGITIVASVLMAVGFVQDYRSIRPLRQREVPHLSPMISSIGATFILVSLAIGAFGAQVSRFPLNLFPAMPYHITKDAVISPIQALVLVLSLILMLVLNLLLKRTQMGRAIRAIAWNERTARLLGINVDFVVAQTFFISGALAGAAGVLLGLAFNRLEPTMGHEVELAGLTVIIVGGMGSIGGAALAAFLVGMIRVLSVAYVDSSFRDAFVFGLLILVLLVRPSGIFGRSKTVRA, encoded by the coding sequence ATGACCCAACTGCCCCAGCAATTGATTAACGGTATATGGCAAGGAGCTGCTCTCGCTCTCTTTGCCATGGGATACACATTGGTTTTCGGTGTCCTGAATATTGTTAATCTGGCTCACGGCGCGACGTTCATGTGGGGTGCATTCTTTGCATTTCTCTGTGTCACAAAGCTTAATTGGCCTCTCTGGGCAGCTATCCCGGTGGCAATGGTCGGGGCAGGGGTGCTCGCTGTATTGATCGATCGCCTCGCGTTCAAACCGCTTCGCTCTTTGACGGCAGGGGGGCTGGTTCTTTGGGGTGCGTTTATTCTGCTCATAGTGGGCATGGTGGGTGAGTGGGCTCACCCCGTGAAAATGGGAATAACCATAGTCGCTTCTGTGCTCATGGCTGTGGGTTTTGTGCAGGACTATCGATCGATCAGACCTTTGCGGCAGCGTGAAGTCCCGCACCTGTCCCCGATGATCTCCTCCATTGGGGCCACGTTCATCCTTGTCAGCCTGGCCATTGGTGCATTTGGAGCACAGGTTTCGCGGTTTCCGCTCAATCTCTTTCCTGCCATGCCGTACCACATAACCAAAGATGCCGTTATCTCTCCCATACAGGCATTAGTGCTGGTGCTGTCATTGATCCTCATGCTGGTGCTCAATCTGTTACTGAAGCGTACCCAGATGGGAAGAGCGATAAGGGCCATAGCCTGGAACGAGCGTACCGCACGACTCCTGGGCATCAACGTTGATTTTGTGGTAGCCCAGACCTTCTTCATTTCAGGGGCTCTTGCCGGAGCGGCGGGAGTGCTCCTCGGGCTGGCATTCAATCGCCTGGAGCCAACAATGGGCCACGAGGTGGAATTGGCCGGTCTCACGGTGATCATTGTGGGAGGTATGGGCAGCATAGGTGGCGCGGCTTTGGCCGCTTTTCTCGTGGGAATGATACGGGTTCTGAGTGTGGCTTATGTGGACAGCAGTTTCCGGGATGCGTTTGTTTTCGGATTGCTGATCCTTGTCCTTCTCGTACGTCCTAGCGGCATTTTCGGTCGTAGCAAAACCGTACGAGCTTAA